The Spirochaetales bacterium sequence CAGATTTGCCTGAATACCATTTTCCTGGTCGCGGTAGGGCAAATCCCAGTTGCCGAAATAGGCGCCCACGTAACCCGCTTTCTGCAGATTGCCTTCGGTCGTGTCACTGTAGGAATAAAGCGGAAAATCCTTCCAGATAAGCCCCTCGTTATACCATTTGTTAAGCACCCGGAATCCTTCCTTGATACCGGGCCACAAGAGCCGTCTGTCGTCGAAACCATTGATCCACATCTCTTTATCCGAGATATTGTCGGGAACGAAGGATGTCGAAAGCGGATCCGCCCGCCAGCCGACATCGATACTCAAGGAGAAAGGAATCATTTTGTCCGCATTCGAACCGAGGAGGGTTTTTGCGTTATCCCTGAAGGCGACAAGCATAGCTTCGAATTCCTCGAGGGTGGTGGGTTCTGTGATGTTCAGTTTTTTAAGCCAATCCTCGCGGACGAAAACGCTGTTACGCATATTATTAAACAGTAGTGCTTCGATGCACCATACCGTACCGGCTTTAGGATCCCTGTCCCAGTAAATGTTCCGGTCGCCCAGGAGTTTCCATAAGTTGGGCAGCTTGTTTTTATATTTTTTCAGATAGGGAGCCATGTCCAATACGCCGCCCATATTGGCATAGGTCAGGATCGTCGGATAGCTGTAGGTGACACAGATATCGGGTGCCTCATTGGCGGCAAGCAGGTTGTTGAGCACCTCGACCTCGGTCCAACGGGGTACGGGTTTGAATGTGACCTGGACATTGTAGGTGTCGAGCATTCCTTTTTTGATGAACTCGGTAAAGAAGTTGTCTTCCGGTTTGGAGCCGCCGGGGTTACCGCGATCGTATATCTCGACGGTAATGGCGCCTGGCTTTTTTTCTTGCTGTGCACATCCCGATAGCAGGACAAGCGCTATCAGGGTAATACAAAGAAGAAGTGGCAAAGCTTTTTTCATATCAATCCTCCTTAAATATATTGATAGACACAACGTGTCCATGGATCCGTTATTCCTTGATTGCGCCCAGGGTAGCGCCTGTGATAAAGTATCGTTGCAGCCAGGGATACACTACCAGGATCGGCACGGTGGCGAAGATGATCGTTGCCGCCTTGAGCGACTCCGAAAGTCCCGGGGGCGAGAAACCTTCCTGTGTCGTGATTTCTATATCGGAGATGGAGTTGATTATATTGTACAACAGCAACTGGATGGGATAGTAAAATCTGTCGTTCATGAACATCAGCGCGTCCGAAAAGCCGTTCCATCGTCCGACGGCGTAGAAGAGACAGAGGGTGGCGATCACCGGGGCGGACAGCGGCAGATAGATACTGAAGAGTATCCGGATGGGCCCCGCGCCGTCGATCTCCGCGGATTCGCGCAGGCTGTCGGGGATTTGTGAAAGGAAACTGCGCATGATGATCATATAGAAGACGTTAAGGCAGTACGGAATGATAAGCACTACCGGCTTGTTGAGCATTTTCAAATCACCGAGCAGCAAATACATCGGGATCGTACCCGCCGAGAAGTACATGGTGAATATGATAAAAGCGCTGAAGAACCGGCGTCCTTTGAGTTTTTTGTAGGTAAGCGGGTAGGCACAGATCGTGGTCATAAAAAGGGATACGACGACACAAATGACCGTCAATATCGCGGTCCAGGCAAGGGACCAGGTGTATTTGGTATCGCTGAGTACCAGGCGGTAGGCCTCAAAGTTGAACCCTTTTGGTAAAAGCATCACATCGTTGCGGATTATCGCCTCCGAAGCACTCAACGAACGGGCTAAAATGTTTAAAAGCGGAAGCAGACAGATCAGAATAAGAAGGACGCAGATAAAAACGACAATCCAGTCACCGATTATCGATTTTTTCGATGCTACCATGATGAATGCCCTCCTTTATACAATGCCCTGCTCACCGATTCTTTTGGCCAGCCCGTTTGCAATGAAGAGGAAAATAACGCATACCACGGACTGGAACATCCCGACCGCCGTCGTCAGCGAGAACTGGAGTCCCCGGATACCATAGGTATAGACGAACGTGGCGATAACATTGGAGACGTCTTTTACCAGAGCGTTCCCAAGTGCATACGGCCGGTCGAACTCGCTGCCGAGAATGCGCCCGAGACTCAAAATAAGCAGAACGACGATCGTGGGACGCAGCCCCGGCAATGTTATATGCCACATCTTTTTGATGCGGCCCGCACCGTCCATCGAAGCGGCCTCATAGAGCTCGGGATTGATGGCCGTTATCGCCGCAAGGTAGATAATGGTGTTCCAGCCGACATCCCGCCAGATTCCCAAAAACACGTAGGTACCCACCCAGTACGTTGAATCATTCAAAAAAGGAATGGATTTAATACCCATACGGTTAAGCACGATGTTGACGAGACCGGAAGTGGGAGCTAGAAGCTGGACCGCCATGCCATAGATGATGATCCATGACAGAAAGTGCGGCAGGTAGGCGATCGTCTGGGTAACCCGTTTGAACCATCGTATCCTCAACTCATTGAGCAGCAACGCCAGCATGATGGGAGCGGGAAAACCCGTTACCAGGTCGAGCAGATTGAGCATGATGGTATTCCGCAGCGCGTAGAGGAAGTCACGGTTGGAGAAGGCCTTGATGAAGTATTCGAAGCCGCCGTTGTCCGCCCAGGGCATTTCCCAGGGACTTTTGATGATGGTGTACTTTTTAAAGGCGACCTGGATATAGGTCATAGGGATATATTTAAAAATAACAAAGTAGGTGAGCGGCAGAATCATCAGCAAATAAAGCACGCCGTAACGGTGGAAATAGGTGCCCAGTTTCTGCAGCTTTTCAGGCACGGATATCGATTGAGTTGACAAAGCAACCTTCACTCTCACTGTCTCCTCTATGGTTCAATCTTCGATTCAAACCATGTTGTACCACGTCGGAAATCATCGGGGATAACATATTCTCATGTGACGATATTGTCCCGACAGGCTTTTTGATTCGCCTACGTTAACGTTACTTAAAAAATTATGTTAATTGAAATGAAAAGTACTGTCAAGCAGGTTAAGGCGGAATGATTTATAAATGACGGGAAAATGTATAATGCATGAAAAATCCTTTCATGGAAACGAGAATGACAAAACCGATTCGAAGGAACGCCGGAAGGATCTGCATTATTATCCTTGACCGGAGCATTGATTTCATGTACAATAAGCATACATTCGATAATCCCTGCCGGATAATATCCGATACCCGGCCAAGGGTTTTGTGGATTTTTTATTGGGGATGTTGATGCAAATTCGATACTTATCACCACGAACATTATACCAATACCGCCTGAAATGAATCGGGATGCAGTTTGTTTTCATGCTATTTGATTTGCCTGGACATTTGAGGTATATATATAATAAAGATTAAAAGCAAAATCAATAAAAAGGAGTTGATGAAATGAATAAAAAAAGCATGCTATTGATGCTGTGTTTTTGTTGCTGTGTCTTGTTTCCCCTGACCTCCCAGTCATTCTATGTCAATTATGCGGAAGCCCTCCAGAAATCGATCTATTTTTACGATGCGGAAAAATGCGGTTTCACGGGGACGAACAGACTCGAATGGAGGGGGCCGTGCCACCTGGAAGACTCGGCGATCCCGCTCGATCCGGAGCACACGAATCTTTCAGCCTCATTTATATCGGCCAACAGGAGTATCCTCGATCCTGACGGCGACGGTACGATGAACCTGATCGGCGGGTATCACGACGCCGGGGACCATGTTCAATTCGGTTTACCCCAGGGGTATTCCGCTTCGACTCTCGCATGGGGACTTATCGAGTTCAAACAGGCATTTATCGATACGGGGAACTACGATCATATGGTCGAAGTACTCAAATATTTTACGGATTTTTTCCTACGGTGTACCTTCAAGGACTCGAGCGGCAATGTCGTCGCCTATTGTTACCAGACTGGCGACGGTTCCGTCGATCATGCCTTCTGGGGCCCGCCTGAACTACAGGACCCCGAGGGGCTGAAAGTTATCGGACAATCCGGGGTCACGTATCCCCGGCCGGCCTGGTTTGCATACCCGGAAAAACCGGGGAGTGACGTATGCGCCCAGGCGGCCGCTTCCCTTGCGGCCATGTCTCTCATCATGAGTGATTCGGACCCCGCTTATGCGGATAGCTGCCTGGAGAACGCCCGCGCACTCTATGAGTTTGCCGTCCAATACCGGGGTACGGCCGATTCAGGGGGGTATTACGGTTCCGATTACGATTATGATGAACTGTCATGGGCAGCCACCTGGCTGTACGAAGCCACGGGAGAGATGTCCTACATCGACGATATTTCTGCGCAGGATGCCAACGGCAATTATACCGGCTATCTGGAACGTATACTCAGATATCCGGGGGATACCTGGGTCAATATCTGGGTGCACTGCTGGGACGCGGTCTGGAGCGGGATGTTTGTCAGATTATCCGTCCTTTTCCCGGATAATGACGATTTCGACGGCTGGGCGCGCTGGAACCTCGAGTTCTGGTCGGGCGGTGAGGTGCCGCATAAGGACGAAAGCATGGGGGGCGGTTACCTGGGGTACTCACCCGGCGGTTTTGGTGTGATCAACACATGGGGATCCGCGCGGTATAATACGGCAGCGCAGCTGTGCGCCCTTATCTATGGGAAACATCACGACAGGACGGATTTTACCGCATGGGCCAGGGGGCAAATGGATTACATCATGGGCGACAATCCCCTGGATCTATCTTACATCGTGGGTTATGGAGATACCTATGTCCGGCACCCGCACCACAGGGCGGCCCACGGTTCCTTTACCAACAGCATGGTCGATCCGGAGGAGCACAGGCACACCCTCTGGGGCGCCCTTGCCAGCGGACCGGATAAAGACGACAAACATATCGATCTCGTGAGCGAATATGCGTATAATGAAGTGGCCATCGATTACAATGCCGGTTTTGTAGGGGCCCTGGCGGGCCTGTACGATATTTACGGCAGAGCGGAAGGTCATGAACCGGTAGCCGGTTTTCCTCCCCCCGAACCGGATACGGCGAAGCAGTTCTGGATGGAGGGTAAGATCGAACAGGAAAATGATGAACGCACCCAGGTAACGCTGCGGCTTCACGCAATTCCGATTCACTTGCCCAAACCTGTTGAAGGAATCAGTTGCCGTTACTATTTCGATATCAGTGAACAGATAGAAGCAGGGCAGACGATAGACGACATCAACATGCAGATATATTATGACGAACAGGCATCCCGCTACGGGGGGTCTGTGACGGCAAATGGACCTTTTGAATCGGGCGGTAATGAATATTATTACGAGTTCTCCTGGAACGGCGGTGTGATTGGAGCGAGGGAGCTTCAGTTCGGTTTGTTTCCGGATATCGCATCGGACAATATCGCCCATTGGGACCCGACGAACGATTATTCCAGACAGGGCCTTACAAAAGAATACACTGACGAACAGTACGTACCCATCTATCATGACGGTGAGCTGGTATACGGCCGGGGACCGGAAGGAGGAGACGGAACTCCATCACCGACAACTCCGGGAACTCCCACCCCGACGCCGACGGGAGGCGTGCTTACAGGCGATGTGAATGGTGACGGTACGATCAACATCGTGGATGCTCTTCTTATCGCCCAATATTATGTGGGACTCGAGCCCGCCGGCTTTAATCCCGATGCGGGTGATACAAACCAGGACGGGAATATCAATATCGTCGACGCGTTGCGTGTTGCGCAATATTACGTGGGATCGATCCCGTCTTTATAGGAAACACGACTATCGTTTACGTATATAAGCGGAGGTCCTTTTATGGGGGCCTCCCTGTTGAAACCGGAATTGTTGAAGGTATAAGATTATCGGGTCCGGCGGTTTTTATTTCGGTTGAAAAATAATTGTGTGAAGCGGGTGTGGTTGGTATGTGTATTCGATTAAAGCCGAAGTATCCAAAATGGTGAAAAATGATTCGTATACATGGAAATCAATCTATTTGACCCCGGTAGATGTTGGATTATTTTCAACAATTGTCGTAATTTCCTTCGAGTGGTTAACTTTAAACTCTTCTCCTCAATATTCCATAGCTTAAAACTTTTCTCAAATTCTTCAATTACCTTATTTCCATATTTCTCCACCATCACTAAAAACAACTCCAACAACAACCTTAAAAGCTGGGCGATACTAAAAAAATTCAAATCGGCATGCAGCAGTTTTATCTTTCGATACACATCCTCGGGGAAATACACATGGACGTGTTTCCGGCTTTCATCCGGATGGCGTGATACCGGTAGATAACGACTCATTCGTTGCCTTCCCCATATATGCTCTTTGATAATTAATGGATCGACAAGCTCCATGATCCCTACAATGACACCGGATAATGTTCTCCACGGTCCGAATAATTTCAGATTTTGTAGTTTTTCTTTTATTTTTTCTGTTATAACAAAATGGAATTCATGCACGTCTGATTGTAACATGCCATACTCCTTGTATTGTTCATTCTCATACATTGTATAACGTATAAAAAGTGCATCCTGCTTTGATTTACTCTGAAATATGTGAAAATAAACCCGGCTGATTTTGTATTATCGTTTCCCGTAATTACCTATATGTCCCTTGAAGTCGATGTAAAAATAAATCGAAACAATATCCACATGACGATGTTAATACATGATTTTTGATAGACTGCTATAAATACTGCTCTCAGCTCAAATTTATATCCGGTATAGCGGTTCAGCCGGCCATTTATATATATTTCCAACCGAAATTGAGACAATTATGCGTAAAAGTAAGAAAATATATTTTTTAATTGATAGTTTCCGGGGTTCATGTGTGCATAAAATGATTATATACTGCTTGATGGCTTTAAACCTTTCGATCATGCTCCGATCGCGGGTATTTTAAAAATTATCAGGAGGAAAAAATGAAAAGAAAAAAAATAATGTTACATCTTCTGTTTATCCTTGCCTTACTCTCATTTTCAAATGTGACGGCGACGGGACAGGCGGCGTTGTGCGGTGATGTCAATGACGACGGTGCCGTCAATATCGTCGATGCCCTCCTTACCGCGCAATGTTACGTCGGTCTTGCCGCGTGCGCCGATGAAGCGGTCGGCGACGTTAATTGCGACAGCCAGATCAATATCGTCGATGCATTGCTGATTGCCCAGTTGTATGTCGGTTCGATTACGGGATTACAGTGCTGTAATACGACGGCGACACCGACGCCGACACCGAATACCACACCGCGGCCGGGATCGAACGCCGTCGAGTTTTCGAGGCAAATGGGTGCGGGCTGGAACCTGGGGAATTCGATGGAGTCCATGGGACCCGGCAACGAAACGGCATGGGGTAATCCAAAGGTAACTCAATCGTTCGTCAACGCGGTCAAGGCGGCCGGTTTCGACACCCTGCGTATTCCGGTGGCATGGAGTGTTTTTACCGACCAGGCGAATTACATTATCGATACCGCCTGGCTGAACCGCGTCGAGGAAGTCGTCAATTACGGTTTGAACGCGGGTATGTATGTCATTATCAATGAGCACTGGGACGGCGGCTGGTTGAATCATCCTTTCTACTCCAACCGTGATTCCCTGAACCACCGTCTTGCCGTTATGTGGGAACAGATCGCCGATCATTTCCGCGCTTACGACAATCGCCTTCTTTTTGCCGGAACCAACGAGGTCATGAATGACGGCGATTACAGTACGCCGACACAGGAATACGTGGATGTACAAAACAGTTTTAACCAGACCTTTGTCACCACCGTGCGTGGCACGGGCGGCAACAACGCGGATCGCTACCTGATCGTCCAGGGCTTTAATACCAATATCGATCATACCGTCGAGTTCGCGGTAATTCCGAACGATACGGTCACCGGCCGGCTGATGATGGAAGTGCATTACTATGATCCCTACAACTTTACATTGAACACCTCGAGTAACATAAACGAGTGGCCGAGTTCGGAAGAAACCTGGGCGAACGAAGCCTGGTGCGACGGGCAGATGGAGAAGATGAGGATACATTTCGTCGACCGGGGTATTGCTGTGATTCTCGGCGAGTACGGCGTGGCCTCACGGCAGGGCGTTTCCGGCTTCGAAACCTCACGGGTCCGCTGGAACAGGTACGTCACCGAAGCTGCGGCTGCCAATGATATCGTCCCGATTTATTGGGACAACGGCGTTACCGGTGATACCGGATTGGGCCTCTTCGACAGGAACAGCGGCGCCATCGTGTATCCCAATATCGTCAATGCCATTGTCAACTCGGTTGACTAAAGCGTACATCAACGCCTCATGAATGCAGCGGACGGCGAACCGCCTGTCCGCTGCATTTTTTTTATCGTGCTCCCGTCCCGAACACACGAAATTTCCCGGAAAAAGACACGTACAGGACACAAACCCGATGCACTGTAGCTGTATACTATTAATATAGGGTTTATATTTTTTGGCGGTTTATGTGCATGCAATCGGAGGCGGTATGAAAAAGCAATGTCTTGTTTTGCCGATGTTTTTTTGTATGTCCGTCTGTCCCTTCTTTTTGATTGCTCAAAGCGGAGCCCCGCGAACCGGACCACCCGGGCCGCCGGTACGCAGTATTTCCGAATTCGAACCCATGGAAGGGGTCCTTATCGCGTATCCCGGGGATTTCGGCGTTCCCTTCGATTTGATCGCCGAAATGTCAACGGATGTGATCGTTACGACAATTGTCGAAAACTCTTCCGATGAAGCCATCGTGAAATCCCAATACAGTTCCAATAATGTGATCCTCTCCAATTGCAGATTCATACAAGCACCGGTGGATACCTACTATACCAGGGATTACGGTCCTTTTATTATCGCGGACAATCTGAACGAAATCGCGATTGTGGATATGTCGGTGTTTTACTCTCCGAACGATAATTCGATCCCGCAAACGATAAGCGATGTGCTGGGCGTCGGTTATTATTACATGGATATGGTCATCCAGGGGGGGAATTATATGACCGACGGTATGGGAGTCGCCGCTTCCACCAGCCTTGTGTTTGAAGACAACCCGTTGCTGAATGAAGATGCGATCAGGAAGCTATCCGCCGACTATTTGAATATAACAACCTGGCATATTGTGGAAGACCCGAATTCGACGCACATCGATCATATAGACTGCTGGGGAAAATTCTTGTCCGTTGATACTATCCTTATACGGGAAGTGTCCCCCTCGGATCCCCAATATCAGGATATTGAAGAAACGGCGGCGTATTTCGGGAATGAAACCTCGTCGTACGGAACGCCCTATAACATCGTGAGAATCGATACATCCAATGACGAACCCTATACCAATTCCCTTATCCTCAACGACAAAGTCTTTGTGCCCGTTACCGGTTCGCCCAATGATGATAAGGCCATTCGGACATATTCGACGGCAATGCCGGGCTACCGTGTATTCGGTATCGCGGCAAATCATAATTCGTGGGACGCAAGCGACGCCATTCATTGCCGTATCAAGGGCATCCCGGACAGAAACATGATTTATATACACCATATCCCCCTGTCGGGAACACTCACCGCCGCATCCGAATATCGGATAGAGGCCGATATTATCTCATATGCCGGAGAGGTCATTTATACCGATGATGTGAGGCTTTATTACAAACAGGATAACGGTTCGTTCACCGACACGATCATGCGGAATACCGGCGGTACGACCTACAGCGGCACAATCACCCGTACAACCGGTACGGAGATTGCCTACTACATCAGCACAACGAATGCCCCGGGAAGAACCTACACGCTGCCGTACATCGGGGAAGCTGATCCCTTCCGGTTCACCGTTGCGGCTTCCGCGCCCACTTCCACCCCGATACCGTCGCCGACGCCATATCCGGGTGCGGAAAGGGGGGATGTCAATGCAGACGGGGCGGTCAATATCGTCGATGCACTGTTGACGGCCCAATTTTATGTGGGACTGAATCCCGCGGGGTTCGATATTTCCCGAGCGGATGCCGATTGCGATGGAAACATCGGTATCGTCGACGCCCTTATCATCGCACGGTATTATATCGGGCTGGTAACCGGGTTTTGCTGAACGAGAAGGGGAAACCTATTTTTCCGCCTCTTCATGCTACGGCCACGTAATCGGCAGCCGCATTCTTCGCCCTCTCTCAATCGCTTATCACAAGATTTTTCCCCGCTTTTTTGGCTTCGTACAGGCGTTTGTCGGCCAGCTTTAAAAGCCGGTAAATATTCGACTCTTCCTCGAAACAGGCAAACCCGATGCTGACGGTCATATGTTTTACCGGAGTTTTCGTATCGATACAGAAGGGGTGGTCTTCGACGAGTTTCCGGATTTTTTCGATCGCCGTAATGGAGCCCTCCCGTGATGTGGAGGTGAATAAAATCACGAACTCCTCCCCCCCGTAACGGCAGAGAATATCCCGCTCGAAGAGCGCGTCTTTTATAACGGCGACAAATTCGATAAGGATCTGATCACCCATGAGGTGCCCGTAGCGGTCATTTATTTCCTTAAAATTGTCCAGGTCCAGCATCGCGATCCCGAAATTGACCTCGCCCCGGAGTTTGTATCTGATCTGACTCATATTGCGCCGGATTTCGATATCGAGATATTTGTTGAAAAATCGTCTGTTGTACGCTCCGGTTAAAATATCGATTTCGGACATTTCCTTCAGCCGGTTTTGGAGGGTTTCGTTTTCGATAAAATTTCGGAACGACATAAACAGCAAAGTAAACATCACGGTCACAATGTTGAGAAGACCGACGGCTTTGAGAATTCCCCGATCGACGGTTGATATACGACCGCCGTCCCCGGTTATGATAAACAAGGCGATAAAAAAACCCGCCGTTAGTGTCACTTCGGCAATTTTCCAGGGTAATTTTATGGTAAACGAATTGGCGATCAAGACCATGGCCGCGATCAAATAGAGGGCGGCATAACACTCCCAGCCCAGAATGTATGTTGCCGTGATCGAATATAGAACGATATCGCCGATCGCAAGCTGGATGGACAGGCCGTAGTACTTTCTTTTAAGAAGAAAAAAGTTGAACAGAAAGATGCAGCAGCCGGCTATATTGAAGACACAGAGGATAAATATGCGGAGATATACAAAGAGTCCGAACAATATAACATGGACGGACGCACCCAAAATGAAAAAAAGCCTGAGCAAAACATGTATTCTCTGACTAATGATATCGCTGTCTTTCATGAACGGTCCTGATCAGCACAACGGGATATGCATGACACACACATTTATTTTTAGTATAATTTATCGAACACCCTTTTTTCAAAGGGAAATGGGCTGATTGGATAAAAAATATAGTCCGATAGAATCGGGTGAAACCCGGCTATCGACGGGGCAGGTGTACCATGGAATACAGGGATTATTACAAAATACTGGGGGTATCAAAGTCGGCAACCACGGATGAAATAAAACGGCAGTATCGCAAACTGGCGCGCAAATATCATCCGGATGTCAATCCGGGAGACAACAAGGCGGCCGCCCGTTTTGCCGAAATCAATGAAGCGCATGAGGTCCTCTCGGATCCCGAAAAAAGAAAAAAATACGATACACTCGGTTCGAACTGGGAACAGTACGAAAACGTCGGGCAGGATTCACCCTTTACGAACAGGAAAGCATACGGGAATGGTTCCGGGTATACGGTTTTCGAAGGCGACATGGACGACCTGTTCGGCGGTGCGGGATTTTCCGATTTTTTCAAGACCTTTTTCGGTGATACCTTTTCGGGCTTCCGGTCTCATTCAAAAAGTTATTCGTCAAAGGGTCATGATTATAAGGCCGAGCTTGAGATTTCACTGGAGGAGGCCTATTCCGGATGTGTTAAGGTCATCCAGGTGAATAACCAAACATTGCGTATTACCCTCGAACCCGGCATCATGGACGGCCGGACTATCAAACTGAAAGGAAAGGGTGGCGCCGGGGCAAACGGCGGCAAAAAAGGCGATCTGTATATCACGATCCGCATTCCCCCCCACCCATTATATAAACGCGTGGATAACGATCTTTATATCGAGGTTCCCGTGAGTATGTACACGATGCTTTTGGGCGGTGAAAAAGAGATCAATGCGCTTTCCGGCCGATTCAAAATAAAGATACCGCCCGAAACCGAAAACGGTACCGCCTTCCGCCTTAAGGGGAAGGGTTTCCCGGCCGATAAAAAGTCCGTAAGCTGCGGTGACCTTTATGTGAAAGTGATGATGGAAACCCCAAAAAATCTCTCCGACAGGGAAAAGAGTCTGATCCGGGAGTTGGCCCGGATGAGATCATAAAAAAGCAAGGTATCGGGATCATTCATACCTTACTTTGCAGTATCTATGTTTACCGCTTTAACCTATACGGCATGCCTTTTTGAATAAAACCGACAAGACGATCCCTGTCTCTGTTTGTTATATGACCGAATTTGATATGAAGAATTTTATTATTTCCGGACACTCGTACTACTTCACCATAGAGATGGAACCTGTTCTCTGCTTCTTTATGAAAAAATAGAGATAAATCGTCGTCTTTTACATATTTTTTCCCGGGATTCGTAACACAAAGTCCTCCGGCACTCAGATCACGGATATCTGCACGATCAGGTTCTTCTTTGGAATCTATCCGACGCAATAATATGGGAAGTACTATATTTTTTCTGAAATATTCCCTGTGTTGAGTCCTTACAATATTTTTGGATTGAGCTGCAAAAATTGTTTTATTTTCAGCTTTCAAGATCCTTGTTTTAAAGACGTAAAGACCGGTATAATTATGGGTGACCAGAAAAACCTCATCATCGTTCGTAAATCCAATAAAGCTATTCAAAGATTCGAACACTATTGCATCCGGCAGCTGCCTGGTGACAAATCCGTTTATAATAATCTTCTTGTCCTTGCTGATCAGTTTCGCAGGGGATCCTTCGGCGATATCATTACTTGAATCCGGAACTCTATAGGGATCGAAACGGCTGAAACCGAGTTTTTTGAAAATCGACAACTGAATTTTTTTATCCGATTCTTCCCGGCTTGCTAACAAATGAAAACAGGTATTGAACGTATGGGAATTTGTAAGAAGAAGATATTTTTTCAAAGGATTTTTTAGAAACCGGGACATTCGATCGAGCAAGTCAATTTCGGGCTTTGTAAGTGAATACTTGACTGCATATTTTTCAAATCTTGAATTTACAGCTAAAGTAAATTTATTCCGATCTATAATCCATTTGATGATACCCAGAATCGTGATCAATCCGACAATAGAAAGAATAATACTTATAAAAACAAGTATTTCTTGCGGTGTCCTATTGAAACTTTCTGCAATCTCTCTGAGAAATTCATTATTATTCATTTTAATTTATTTATATTTTCTCCTTTAAAAATCATAATATTTCCTCCTCATAGTAAACGTAAAAAAAAATATGATTTCTTTTTACGTATCCTATAATGGCAAATAATAATTATTCCATTACCGCCCATAAAATACATTGCTCGTCATTTTTAACAGGGTAAATGAGTTATCCCCA is a genomic window containing:
- a CDS encoding extracellular solute-binding protein → MKKALPLLLCITLIALVLLSGCAQQEKKPGAITVEIYDRGNPGGSKPEDNFFTEFIKKGMLDTYNVQVTFKPVPRWTEVEVLNNLLAANEAPDICVTYSYPTILTYANMGGVLDMAPYLKKYKNKLPNLWKLLGDRNIYWDRDPKAGTVWCIEALLFNNMRNSVFVREDWLKKLNITEPTTLEEFEAMLVAFRDNAKTLLGSNADKMIPFSLSIDVGWRADPLSTSFVPDNISDKEMWINGFDDRRLLWPGIKEGFRVLNKWYNEGLIWKDFPLYSYSDTTEGNLQKAGYVGAYFGNWDLPYRDQENGIQANLKKLVGPDAAYIAIEPFKNDAGKYRKYLSAPIDRKVFFPATNKDPVSSLMYLEWLATLENRRFLQIGEEGVNHEKQADGSVKAIAATGDKIMNSPNNIDYTIIINGLDLGDQDLNIKSLALAYPGVDKSYLEKSYTIMKHDSRITPNFNVGDIKAEEGMGPALKEKRDTLLTKAVISKPDQFDAVYDAGMKDYLNSGGQAIIDERRAKYEEIFGK
- a CDS encoding carbohydrate ABC transporter permease, with product MVASKKSIIGDWIVVFICVLLILICLLPLLNILARSLSASEAIIRNDVMLLPKGFNFEAYRLVLSDTKYTWSLAWTAILTVICVVVSLFMTTICAYPLTYKKLKGRRFFSAFIIFTMYFSAGTIPMYLLLGDLKMLNKPVVLIIPYCLNVFYMIIMRSFLSQIPDSLRESAEIDGAGPIRILFSIYLPLSAPVIATLCLFYAVGRWNGFSDALMFMNDRFYYPIQLLLYNIINSISDIEITTQEGFSPPGLSESLKAATIIFATVPILVVYPWLQRYFITGATLGAIKE
- a CDS encoding sugar ABC transporter permease, with the protein product MILPLTYFVIFKYIPMTYIQVAFKKYTIIKSPWEMPWADNGGFEYFIKAFSNRDFLYALRNTIMLNLLDLVTGFPAPIMLALLLNELRIRWFKRVTQTIAYLPHFLSWIIIYGMAVQLLAPTSGLVNIVLNRMGIKSIPFLNDSTYWVGTYVFLGIWRDVGWNTIIYLAAITAINPELYEAASMDGAGRIKKMWHITLPGLRPTIVVLLILSLGRILGSEFDRPYALGNALVKDVSNVIATFVYTYGIRGLQFSLTTAVGMFQSVVCVIFLFIANGLAKRIGEQGIV
- a CDS encoding glycoside hydrolase family 9 protein yields the protein MNKKSMLLMLCFCCCVLFPLTSQSFYVNYAEALQKSIYFYDAEKCGFTGTNRLEWRGPCHLEDSAIPLDPEHTNLSASFISANRSILDPDGDGTMNLIGGYHDAGDHVQFGLPQGYSASTLAWGLIEFKQAFIDTGNYDHMVEVLKYFTDFFLRCTFKDSSGNVVAYCYQTGDGSVDHAFWGPPELQDPEGLKVIGQSGVTYPRPAWFAYPEKPGSDVCAQAAASLAAMSLIMSDSDPAYADSCLENARALYEFAVQYRGTADSGGYYGSDYDYDELSWAATWLYEATGEMSYIDDISAQDANGNYTGYLERILRYPGDTWVNIWVHCWDAVWSGMFVRLSVLFPDNDDFDGWARWNLEFWSGGEVPHKDESMGGGYLGYSPGGFGVINTWGSARYNTAAQLCALIYGKHHDRTDFTAWARGQMDYIMGDNPLDLSYIVGYGDTYVRHPHHRAAHGSFTNSMVDPEEHRHTLWGALASGPDKDDKHIDLVSEYAYNEVAIDYNAGFVGALAGLYDIYGRAEGHEPVAGFPPPEPDTAKQFWMEGKIEQENDERTQVTLRLHAIPIHLPKPVEGISCRYYFDISEQIEAGQTIDDINMQIYYDEQASRYGGSVTANGPFESGGNEYYYEFSWNGGVIGARELQFGLFPDIASDNIAHWDPTNDYSRQGLTKEYTDEQYVPIYHDGELVYGRGPEGGDGTPSPTTPGTPTPTPTGGVLTGDVNGDGTINIVDALLIAQYYVGLEPAGFNPDAGDTNQDGNINIVDALRVAQYYVGSIPSL
- a CDS encoding cellulase family glycosylhydrolase, yielding MKRKKIMLHLLFILALLSFSNVTATGQAALCGDVNDDGAVNIVDALLTAQCYVGLAACADEAVGDVNCDSQINIVDALLIAQLYVGSITGLQCCNTTATPTPTPNTTPRPGSNAVEFSRQMGAGWNLGNSMESMGPGNETAWGNPKVTQSFVNAVKAAGFDTLRIPVAWSVFTDQANYIIDTAWLNRVEEVVNYGLNAGMYVIINEHWDGGWLNHPFYSNRDSLNHRLAVMWEQIADHFRAYDNRLLFAGTNEVMNDGDYSTPTQEYVDVQNSFNQTFVTTVRGTGGNNADRYLIVQGFNTNIDHTVEFAVIPNDTVTGRLMMEVHYYDPYNFTLNTSSNINEWPSSEETWANEAWCDGQMEKMRIHFVDRGIAVILGEYGVASRQGVSGFETSRVRWNRYVTEAAAANDIVPIYWDNGVTGDTGLGLFDRNSGAIVYPNIVNAIVNSVD